CGACCTAAGTATATACATGTACAACAAATTGATCAAGTGTATGATAATTTACAAACTAATGTGCTACAATGTTTTGTTAATAAGGGAAAAGGTAAACGTTTCTTTGAAACTCATCAAGCTATTTCGTATACTTTGCAAAATATCGTAGATCAATGTAAGTAACAAGAGGGAAAACCCTCTTGTTTTTTTATGCCTCTGTCACTGTTGTAGGTTTTGTTGCACCGTTTATTTCTAATTCTCGTATTAATGTTCGGTAATCTGATATGCATACTTTTCCTTCAAGATAACAATGTCTCGCAAAGTCTAACAGTTCATTCGAATTTTCTGTGTAATACCCCTTTTTTTGAGAAAACGCTTGTTTTAAATCCCCTAATACCATGTTGATTCCTCCCCAATGAGAATCTTCTTCCTTATTATCATAGCATGGAAGGGTTTACTTTCTAATTTTTTTAAAAATTTAAACTTCCGACAAAAACAGACAGATACTCCGTCACACATTTTATTTTATAGGTACATATTCTATATGTAGAAACTTATGCGAAGGAGGAGAGAATGCATGTTTCAACAACCTAATGTATATCAGCAAACAAATCCATATGCACAGCAAAATATGTACCAATATAATGAGGATACATATTTACGATATAATATGTATCCTTTCGAGCCTCATTATGGAAACCAAAATTATTATCAACCATTTGAAGTGTCGTTTGGGAATCAGCAGCAAGCACATATGAATCAACCACAGCAAGCGCATATGAATCAACCACAGCAAGCGCATATGAATCAACCACAGCAAGCACATATGAATCAACCACAGCAAGCGCATATGAATCAACCACAGCAAGCACATATGAATCAATCACAGCAAGCACATATGAATCAATCGCAGCAAGCATATATGAATCAAGCACAACAAGCGCATATGAATCAATCGCAGCAAGCATATATGAATCAACCACAACAAGCGCATATGAGTCAGCCACAGCAAATGTATACGAATCAACCACAGGAAGCGTATATGAATTCACAAAACTACATGTCACCAGCTCAATATGTAAATCAACAAGCTATGTTTTATCCACCAAAACAACCATATCCAACGATGAATAAACAAAAGCAACAGCAACAGCAACCAAGTCAGTTTTCTAGTTTTGTTTCACAATTTAAATCATCAGATGGTAACTACGATGTAAATAAAATGATGAACACAGCTGGACAAATGATGAACGCGATGAATCAAGTAACAGGGATTGTTAAGCAAGTTGGGGGCTTTTTTGGTAAATAATAGTAGGGGGTTGTCTATAATAGGTATTACGTATGAAATTGGATACTAGACAAATTTCCATGAAATAAATGGGTATATATAACAAGCGGCTTTACCCCCTCGCTCATATTGTAAAGTGTAGTCAGATTTTTTTAATGAGAGAGGAGAGAAAAAACTATGCATCATTGTCATCCTTGCTTTGGAGGGCATAAGCCTGTAGGACCTATTTGTACAACTGCTCCTGTCATTCATCCGGCAAAACAGTGCGTAACACATTCTTTTTCAACAACGGTGGTGCCACACATTTTCCCAACGCATACAACACACGTACATCATCAACAAATTAAAAATCAAGGCTTCTTCCCACAAACAAACTCGAACGTAAACGTTGTAGATCCTGGTGATCCAGGATTTGTTGGTGGATTTGGCGGCGGATGTGGACCGTGTGGTCATGGTCATCATGGTCATCATGGTCATCAAATATCACCATTTGGTCCAGGACCAAATGTATCACCATTTGGACCAGGACCGAACGTATCACCATTTGGACCAAATATCGGACCAAACGTTGGTGGAATGTTTAAAAAGTAAATGATATGTTAGAACTAGCGAAATGCTAGTTCTTTTTTTGTAATTGGAGTGTTGATATGAAAGTTGTTGCTGTAACAGGATATAAGCCGTTTGAGCTTGGAATATTTAAAAATGATCATCCAGGAGTAGAATGTATAAAAAAGGCGCTGCGTCGTAAATTAACTGCTTTTGTAGAAGATGGTTTGGAATGGGTTATTATAAGCGGTCAGTTAGGAGTAGAGCTATGGGCCGCTGAAGTTGTTTTTGAAATTCAAGTAGAATATCCAGATTTAAAATTAGCGGTATTTACTCCTTTTTTAGAACAAGAAGAAAATTGGAAGGAAGATAACCGTGAATATTACGAATTTATTCTTTCGCAAGCAGATCACATTGATAGTATTACGAAACGGAAGTACGAAAGCCCAGAGCAATTTAAATTAAAGAATCAATTTTTTATTGAAAAAAGCGATGCACTTTTAGCTGTATATGATGAAGAAAAGTCTGGGAGCCCTAAATATATTGTAGAAGCAGCTAAGAAAAAAGGAGAAATAGAAAATTATCACAGTTATTTCATTCTTTTTTCTGATTTACAAGATATAATGGAAGAGGAACAGTGGAATAATGCAGAGTAATATGTAATATAGTACTTGGATATTTGATTGACAAAAGGCATTGTTTCTGAAAAAATTTAGTTAATGAAAGCTTTGGCAAAAATTTGAGGTGAAGAAAATGATTTCGGATAAAATTAAATTAACAGCGAAAGATATTTTAGAAAAAGAGTTTAAAACAGGTATGAGAGGTTATCAACAAGAAGAAGTAGACAAGTTTCTTGATACGATTATTAAAGATTATGAAGCGTTTCATAAGGAATTTGATCAATTAAAACAACAAAATGCTCGTTTGAAACGTGAATTAGAAGAGCAGAAAGTAGCGGCAACACAAGTTCCGCAACAACCGTTACAAACACCAGTTGCACAACCAGTATATAACAATACGAATACGGATATTTTAAAACGTCTATCTAATTTAGAAAAAGCTGTATTTGGAAGTAAGTTATACGAATAAATTAAGGTAACAAAAAGGTTAAAGTATTGTACATAGAAAAAAACATTGCAAAATCTTTTTGTTTCCACTATACTAATGTTTGTCATAACGTTTGGGTAATCGCTGCAACGCCAACGTTGTAGAGGAAAGTCCATGCTCGCACAGCCTGAGATGGTTGTAGTGTTCGTGCCTAGCCAAGTCATAAGCTAGGGTATTCTGGCTGTGAGGCTGGTTTAACGGCAGGGAAAAAACCTAAGTCCTTTCGGATATGGTTTGACTACCTTTAAAGTGCCACAGTGACGAAGTCCTTGAAGAAATGATAGGAGTGGAACGAGGTAAACCCCACGAGCGAGAAACCCAAATAATGGTAGGGGAATCTTTTCCAAGGAAATGAACGACGGAAAAGGACAGGTTTTCGTAACCTGTAGATAGATGATTACCACCGGAGTACGAGGCGTGGGCCGTTTGCAGTACAAAGGAACAGAACATGGCTTACAGAACGTTATGAACCAACTATGAAATAACTCAGCTCTCCTTTGTTAGAGGAGGGCTTTTTATTTGTATGAAGTTATAAGTTGTGAGTTAAAATGGTAAGTGAGAATATTCTTCGTAATATGTGATAATTAATAGGACAACATGTTATTAATTATTGTTTGATTATACATAAGAGGTGAATGAAAATGGGAAAAGTTACTTTAATTGCAACAGCGGCAATGGGTATTGAAGCGTTAGTTGCCCGAGAAGTTCGCGATCTTGGTTATGAATGTGAAGTGGAAAACGGAAAGGTAACGTTTGAAGCGGATGAAAAAGCGATTTGTCGTACGAATTTATGGTTACGTACTGCAGACCGTGTGAAAATTAAAGTCGGCGAATTTAAAGCAACAACATTCGATGAGTTATTTGAAAAAACAAAAGCGTTAAACTGGGGAGATTATATTCCAGAGAACGGTGAATTCCCTGTTATTGG
This Bacillus mycoides DNA region includes the following protein-coding sequences:
- a CDS encoding CotD family spore coat protein; translated protein: MHHCHPCFGGHKPVGPICTTAPVIHPAKQCVTHSFSTTVVPHIFPTHTTHVHHQQIKNQGFFPQTNSNVNVVDPGDPGFVGGFGGGCGPCGHGHHGHHGHQISPFGPGPNVSPFGPGPNVSPFGPNIGPNVGGMFKK
- a CDS encoding YppF family protein — encoded protein: MVLGDLKQAFSQKKGYYTENSNELLDFARHCYLEGKVCISDYRTLIRELEINGATKPTTVTEA
- the gpsB gene encoding cell division regulator GpsB — encoded protein: MISDKIKLTAKDILEKEFKTGMRGYQQEEVDKFLDTIIKDYEAFHKEFDQLKQQNARLKRELEEQKVAATQVPQQPLQTPVAQPVYNNTNTDILKRLSNLEKAVFGSKLYE
- a CDS encoding YppG family protein, with translation MFQQPNVYQQTNPYAQQNMYQYNEDTYLRYNMYPFEPHYGNQNYYQPFEVSFGNQQQAHMNQPQQAHMNQPQQAHMNQPQQAHMNQPQQAHMNQPQQAHMNQSQQAHMNQSQQAYMNQAQQAHMNQSQQAYMNQPQQAHMSQPQQMYTNQPQEAYMNSQNYMSPAQYVNQQAMFYPPKQPYPTMNKQKQQQQQPSQFSSFVSQFKSSDGNYDVNKMMNTAGQMMNAMNQVTGIVKQVGGFFGK
- a CDS encoding DUF1273 domain-containing protein, whose protein sequence is MKVVAVTGYKPFELGIFKNDHPGVECIKKALRRKLTAFVEDGLEWVIISGQLGVELWAAEVVFEIQVEYPDLKLAVFTPFLEQEENWKEDNREYYEFILSQADHIDSITKRKYESPEQFKLKNQFFIEKSDALLAVYDEEKSGSPKYIVEAAKKKGEIENYHSYFILFSDLQDIMEEEQWNNAE